Proteins encoded by one window of Fodinicurvata sp. EGI_FJ10296:
- a CDS encoding glycine betaine ABC transporter substrate-binding protein gives MTFKIKTAAATSALALGLATAPAAAQDVTIGWTAWSDAEAITTMAVQVIEEHFDAEVEMTLADIAIQYQGVETGDLDMMLMAWLPGTHADYWENLSKDVIPVGPLYTGAKLGWVVPNYMDEDTFGSIADLNSDEAREALDGEIQGIDPGAGLMRLSEEALEVYDLEGYDVLTSSGAAMTAALDRAIQNEDPIVVTGWSPHWMFGAYDLRYLEDPEGALGGDERIHAMVRPGFDQDHPEIFNFLTRFTIDLDILQNLMAEAEESSYEEAVANFIDENESLVNYWVTGEIE, from the coding sequence ATGACCTTCAAGATCAAGACAGCAGCAGCAACCAGCGCCCTGGCGCTCGGTCTGGCGACCGCGCCGGCCGCCGCACAGGATGTGACGATCGGCTGGACGGCATGGTCCGACGCCGAGGCTATCACGACCATGGCCGTTCAGGTCATTGAAGAACACTTTGATGCAGAAGTCGAAATGACGCTGGCGGACATCGCCATTCAGTATCAGGGCGTCGAAACCGGCGATCTGGATATGATGCTGATGGCTTGGTTGCCGGGCACTCACGCCGACTACTGGGAAAACCTCTCCAAGGACGTGATTCCGGTCGGCCCGCTCTACACCGGCGCAAAGCTCGGCTGGGTCGTTCCAAATTACATGGACGAGGACACATTCGGCTCGATCGCCGACCTCAACAGCGACGAAGCGCGTGAAGCGCTCGACGGCGAGATCCAGGGCATCGATCCCGGCGCGGGGCTGATGCGTCTTTCCGAAGAGGCCCTCGAAGTCTACGACCTCGAAGGCTACGACGTTCTGACGTCCTCCGGCGCCGCCATGACCGCGGCCCTGGATCGGGCCATCCAGAACGAAGATCCGATCGTCGTGACGGGCTGGAGCCCGCACTGGATGTTCGGCGCTTACGACCTTCGGTATCTTGAGGATCCGGAAGGCGCCCTCGGCGGGGACGAACGGATTCACGCCATGGTCCGCCCCGGCTTCGATCAGGACCATCCGGAAATCTTCAACTTCCTCACCCGGTTCACCATTGATCTGGACATCCTCCAGAACCTGATGGCCGAAGCCGAAGAATCCTCTTATGAAGAAGCCGTCGCGAACTTCATCGATGAGAACGAAAGCCTGGTCAACTACTGGGTGACCGGCGAGATCGAGTAA
- a CDS encoding gamma-glutamylcyclotransferase family protein has translation MLYFSYGLNMDPEGMARRCPGSRFVSQATLPDHRFRVTCQGVATVIPAPGHLVPGVLWRVAIADLSTLDGFEGVTLGIYRKRFIHVRTNGRIRRALIYTAVVSRPGYSGPGYMDAVVRAAEAAGLPGDYVAELNKRAGNSFGRPQERPWFLTEDY, from the coding sequence ATGCTGTATTTCTCCTATGGACTGAACATGGATCCCGAGGGCATGGCGCGGCGCTGCCCGGGATCCCGATTCGTCTCGCAGGCCACGCTGCCGGACCACCGGTTCCGGGTTACCTGCCAGGGCGTGGCCACCGTCATCCCCGCCCCCGGGCATCTGGTTCCCGGCGTCCTGTGGCGCGTTGCGATCGCGGACCTGTCGACGCTGGACGGATTCGAAGGCGTCACGCTGGGCATCTATCGCAAGCGCTTCATCCATGTCCGCACCAATGGGCGGATCCGTCGGGCGCTGATTTACACGGCCGTCGTCTCGCGGCCGGGCTATTCCGGTCCCGGCTATATGGACGCGGTCGTTCGCGCGGCTGAGGCCGCCGGCCTGCCCGGCGATTACGTGGCCGAACTGAACAAGCGTGCCGGCAATTCGTTCGGACGGCCGCAGGAACGGCCCTGGTTCCTCACCGAAGACTACTGA
- a CDS encoding carboxyl transferase domain-containing protein — protein sequence MTVLKSSVDTRSATFSDNAGAMAALVDDLRATVARIKSGGGEKARERHLSRGKLLPRDRIRALLDPGAPFLEIGQLAAHDVYGEDVPAAGIITGIGRIAGRECIVVANDATVKGGTYYPLTVKKHLRAQEVALQNNLPCLYLVDSGGANLPRQDEVFPDRDHFGRIFYNQATMSAAGIPQIAVVMGSCTAGGAYVPAMSDEAIIVREQGTIFLGGPPLVKAATGEVVSAEDLGGADVHSRVSGVTDHYATDDAHALAIARRLVADLNRRKPVALDIRPPRPPLYDAGEIYGIVGTDLKKPYDVRDVIARIVDGSEFGEFKSLYGQTLVTGFAHIFGYPVGIIANNGILFSESAQKGAHFIELCAQRGIPLVFLQNISGFMVGRKYEAGGIAKDGAKLVTAVATASVPKFTIIIGGSFGAGNYGMCGRAYGPRLLYMWPNARISVMGGDQAANVLAQVRRDGMEARGEDWPVEDEETFKAPIREQYEREGHPYYASARLWDDGVIDPADTRMVLGLGLSASLNAPIPETRFGLFRM from the coding sequence ATGACGGTACTGAAAAGCAGTGTGGATACCCGCTCGGCCACTTTCTCCGACAATGCCGGCGCCATGGCAGCTCTCGTCGATGACCTTCGCGCAACCGTTGCCAGAATCAAAAGCGGCGGCGGTGAAAAAGCGCGCGAACGGCATCTCTCCCGCGGTAAACTGCTTCCGCGCGACCGGATCCGCGCCTTGCTCGATCCCGGTGCGCCGTTCCTGGAAATCGGACAGCTTGCGGCCCACGACGTCTACGGCGAGGACGTGCCCGCCGCCGGCATTATTACCGGCATTGGCCGCATCGCCGGACGCGAGTGTATCGTCGTCGCCAACGATGCGACCGTCAAGGGCGGCACCTATTATCCGTTGACGGTGAAAAAGCACCTCCGGGCGCAGGAAGTCGCGCTGCAAAACAACCTTCCCTGCCTCTATCTGGTCGACAGCGGCGGCGCCAATCTGCCCCGCCAGGACGAAGTCTTTCCCGATCGCGACCATTTCGGCCGCATCTTCTATAATCAGGCGACGATGTCTGCGGCCGGCATACCGCAGATCGCGGTGGTCATGGGGTCATGTACGGCCGGCGGCGCCTATGTGCCGGCGATGTCGGATGAGGCGATCATCGTCAGGGAGCAGGGGACAATCTTTCTCGGCGGGCCGCCGCTGGTCAAGGCAGCAACGGGCGAAGTCGTGTCGGCGGAGGATCTCGGCGGCGCGGACGTGCATTCGCGCGTTTCCGGAGTCACCGATCACTATGCGACCGATGATGCCCATGCGCTGGCCATCGCGCGGCGGCTTGTGGCCGATCTGAATCGCCGCAAGCCCGTTGCTCTCGACATCCGCCCGCCGCGCCCGCCGCTCTACGACGCAGGCGAGATCTACGGTATCGTCGGGACCGACCTGAAGAAGCCATACGATGTCCGCGATGTCATCGCCCGGATCGTCGACGGCTCGGAATTCGGCGAGTTCAAATCGCTTTACGGCCAGACCCTGGTGACCGGATTTGCGCATATCTTCGGCTATCCGGTCGGCATCATTGCCAATAACGGCATCCTCTTTTCCGAAAGCGCGCAGAAGGGCGCCCATTTCATCGAACTCTGCGCCCAGCGCGGTATTCCTCTGGTTTTTCTGCAGAATATCTCGGGCTTCATGGTCGGCCGGAAATACGAGGCTGGCGGCATCGCCAAGGACGGCGCGAAGCTGGTGACGGCGGTCGCGACGGCGTCGGTGCCCAAATTCACCATCATCATCGGCGGCAGTTTCGGCGCCGGAAACTATGGCATGTGCGGCAGGGCATACGGGCCGCGGTTGTTGTACATGTGGCCGAACGCGCGGATCTCCGTCATGGGCGGCGATCAGGCGGCCAACGTCCTGGCCCAGGTCCGGCGCGACGGCATGGAAGCGCGCGGCGAGGACTGGCCCGTCGAGGACGAGGAGACGTTCAAGGCGCCGATCCGCGAGCAGTATGAGCGCGAGGGACACCCTTATTACGCTTCCGCCCGCCTGTGGGACGACGGCGTGATCGATCCGGCCGATACCCGGATGGTCCTCGGCCTGGGCCTGTCGGCGTCGTTGAACGCGCCGATCCCGGAAACCCGCTTTGGCCTGTTCAGGATGTAG
- a CDS encoding 2-hydroxychromene-2-carboxylate isomerase yields the protein MTGQNDDSDKAAITFYFDFSSPYAYLAVDSVLTLAARHGRAVDWRPILLGVVFRATGAQPLADLPLKGDYLRHDCPRFARMLGLPFVLPEPFPFATVAAARAVYWAESTAPGAEKAVVRGLLHEIFGRGQALIDKEAVAKAVAALEVPGLPDGSDEILDGMESRPIKDRLKTETDSAIAVGVFGSPFIVADGEAFWGADRLDHVDWWLSGGEPGEALQGRVR from the coding sequence ATGACCGGCCAGAACGACGACTCGGACAAGGCAGCCATCACCTTCTATTTCGATTTCTCCAGCCCCTATGCCTATCTCGCCGTCGACTCCGTTCTGACGCTCGCGGCGCGCCATGGCCGGGCGGTCGATTGGCGCCCGATCCTGCTGGGCGTCGTATTTCGGGCGACCGGGGCGCAGCCATTGGCCGATTTGCCGCTGAAAGGCGACTATCTGCGCCATGATTGCCCCAGATTCGCGCGGATGCTGGGCCTTCCGTTCGTCCTGCCGGAGCCGTTTCCCTTTGCCACCGTTGCTGCTGCCCGTGCTGTGTACTGGGCGGAATCGACAGCGCCGGGCGCCGAGAAGGCGGTCGTTCGTGGGCTTCTCCACGAGATTTTCGGCCGTGGCCAGGCGTTGATCGACAAGGAAGCCGTTGCCAAGGCCGTCGCCGCACTCGAAGTCCCCGGCCTCCCCGATGGGTCGGACGAAATTCTCGACGGGATGGAAAGCCGCCCGATCAAGGACCGGCTCAAGACCGAAACCGATTCGGCGATTGCCGTGGGTGTCTTCGGCAGTCCGTTCATCGTCGCGGACGGCGAAGCATTCTGGGGCGCCGATCGACTGGATCACGTCGACTGGTGGCTTTCAGGCGGCGAGCCCGGCGAGGCTTTGCAGGGGCGCGTCAGATGA
- a CDS encoding DUF1489 domain-containing protein, giving the protein MAVHLLKTAVGIADVASLQARQAARAGQHGGRDVVFGYTRRRPTRADEVLDGGSIYWIIKGVICVRQRILGLDEERDDEGKPFCLMVFDPALIETAGLPRRAIQGWRYLRPDDAPPDLDGAGSAEDDALPPELARELREMGVV; this is encoded by the coding sequence ATGGCCGTACATCTACTCAAGACCGCTGTCGGAATCGCGGACGTGGCCTCGCTGCAGGCAAGGCAGGCCGCTCGTGCCGGGCAGCACGGAGGCCGCGACGTCGTGTTCGGCTATACCCGCAGGCGCCCGACAAGGGCGGACGAGGTCCTCGACGGCGGGTCGATCTACTGGATCATCAAGGGTGTTATCTGCGTGCGCCAGCGCATCCTGGGGCTGGACGAGGAGCGGGACGATGAAGGCAAGCCGTTCTGCCTGATGGTGTTCGATCCGGCGCTGATCGAGACCGCCGGCCTGCCCAGGCGGGCGATCCAGGGATGGCGGTATCTTCGACCAGACGACGCACCGCCCGATCTGGACGGTGCGGGCAGCGCCGAGGACGATGCTCTGCCGCCCGAATTGGCCCGCGAGCTGCGTGAAATGGGGGTCGTCTGA
- a CDS encoding enoyl-CoA hydratase/isomerase family protein has translation MATDEAGRTGSATPPSPEPVSPEPVSPEPASPETVRIERDGPVARVVMCRSNVHNAFDEAMIGALTAALRDVGGREDVRAVVLAAEGKSFSAGADLNYMRAMADYGYDENLADAHTLAGLMQTLNNLPKPTVARVQGAAMGGGVGLVACCDIAVASATARFALSEVKLGLIPAVISPYVVQAIGPRQARRYFLTGERFDAAEARRIGLVHEVVDQGESLDRVVAGYTDALVANGPTALAAAKGLVAAVVGQDPSTVIDLTARRIADLRAGDEGREGVTAFLEKRPPAWRRTGDDAPPEQE, from the coding sequence ATGGCGACCGACGAGGCGGGAAGGACGGGCAGCGCGACGCCCCCATCACCCGAGCCAGTGTCACCCGAGCCAGTGTCACCGGAGCCAGCGTCACCCGAAACGGTGCGCATCGAGCGCGACGGGCCGGTAGCCCGCGTCGTCATGTGTCGTTCAAACGTCCACAACGCCTTCGACGAGGCCATGATAGGGGCCCTGACGGCGGCGCTGCGGGATGTCGGCGGGCGCGAGGATGTCCGCGCCGTGGTGCTCGCCGCGGAGGGCAAGAGTTTCTCAGCCGGGGCCGACCTCAATTACATGAGGGCCATGGCCGACTACGGCTATGACGAGAACCTCGCCGATGCCCATACGCTGGCCGGCCTGATGCAGACGCTCAACAATTTGCCCAAACCGACAGTGGCCCGGGTTCAGGGCGCGGCCATGGGCGGAGGCGTCGGCCTGGTGGCCTGCTGCGACATCGCCGTCGCGTCGGCAACGGCGCGATTTGCACTGTCGGAGGTCAAGCTGGGCCTGATACCCGCCGTCATCTCTCCGTATGTGGTGCAGGCGATCGGTCCCCGTCAGGCCCGACGGTACTTTCTCACCGGGGAGCGTTTCGACGCCGCTGAGGCACGCCGGATCGGCCTTGTCCACGAGGTCGTCGACCAGGGTGAGTCCCTTGATCGGGTGGTTGCCGGATACACCGACGCGTTGGTCGCCAACGGTCCCACGGCACTCGCGGCGGCCAAGGGCCTGGTCGCCGCCGTGGTCGGCCAGGATCCCTCGACCGTCATCGATCTGACGGCGCGGCGGATCGCCGATCTGCGCGCGGGCGACGAAGGACGGGAAGGCGTTACCGCGTTCCTGGAAAAAAGGCCGCCGGCATGGCGCCGGACCGGCGATGATGCCCCGCCGGAGCAGGAGTGA
- a CDS encoding hydroxymethylglutaryl-CoA lyase — translation MTRRIRIVEVGPRDGLQNEPAAVPTATRVALIGRLADAGLRVIEAGAFVSPKWVPQMADSAQVLAALDRRPGVAYPVLVPNEKGLEAAIAAGVEEVAVFGAASETFSRKNINCSIAESLERFRPVVSRALGAGIRVRGYVSCVLGCPYEGAVAPDTVAGVAAELATMGCYEISLGDTIGVGTPSAVARLIAAVEHHVPIDRLAAHFHDTYGQALVNIHVALQNGIDVVDSSVAGLGGCPFAKGATGNVATEDVVYMLDGLGYDSGVDIAALARAGDFITQAIGRPNRSRAGSALLAKAAAAPG, via the coding sequence ATGACACGCCGCATCCGCATCGTCGAGGTCGGGCCCAGGGACGGGCTTCAGAACGAGCCGGCCGCCGTCCCTACGGCGACCAGGGTCGCTCTGATCGGCAGGCTGGCGGATGCCGGTTTGCGCGTGATCGAGGCGGGGGCGTTCGTCTCGCCGAAATGGGTGCCGCAGATGGCCGACAGTGCCCAGGTGCTGGCGGCTCTCGACCGGCGTCCCGGTGTCGCCTATCCGGTTCTGGTGCCGAACGAAAAAGGATTGGAAGCCGCGATTGCAGCCGGCGTCGAAGAGGTTGCCGTTTTCGGCGCGGCTTCGGAGACTTTTAGCCGGAAGAACATCAATTGCAGCATCGCTGAGAGTCTGGAGCGGTTTCGTCCTGTCGTATCGCGGGCGCTAGGCGCCGGAATCCGGGTGCGCGGCTATGTGTCCTGCGTGTTGGGTTGCCCTTACGAGGGCGCGGTTGCGCCGGACACTGTGGCAGGGGTGGCGGCGGAACTGGCGACGATGGGGTGTTACGAGATTTCGCTGGGCGACACGATCGGCGTCGGCACGCCATCAGCGGTCGCACGGTTAATAGCGGCCGTCGAACATCACGTGCCGATCGACCGCCTCGCCGCCCATTTTCACGACACTTACGGTCAGGCGCTGGTCAACATTCACGTCGCGCTGCAGAACGGCATCGACGTCGTCGATTCGTCTGTCGCCGGACTGGGCGGCTGCCCCTTTGCCAAAGGCGCGACGGGCAATGTGGCAACAGAGGACGTCGTCTATATGCTCGATGGCCTGGGCTACGACTCCGGGGTAGATATCGCGGCGCTGGCCCGCGCTGGCGATTTCATCACGCAGGCGATCGGGCGCCCGAATCGCTCTCGGGCCGGCAGTGCGCTGCTGGCAAAGGCGGCCGCCGCCCCGGGCTGA
- the proV gene encoding glycine betaine/L-proline ABC transporter ATP-binding protein ProV has translation MTDKLVVKNLYKIFGPHPDRARAMLEDGSSKDEIYAETGATVAVNNASFSVQKGEVFVIMGLSGSGKSTIVRLLNRLIEPTSGQVMVDDRDIAALSQKELIEIRRRLFGMVFQSFALMPHLTVVENAEFGLAVAGYGTADRRQRALEALEKVGLRANADAMPSELSGGMQQRVGLARALAVDPAIMLMDEAFSALDPLIRTEMQDELLRLQQEAERTVIFISHDLDEAMRIGDRIAIMQDGMIVQVGRPDEIVRNPANEYVQSFFKGVDVTQVFTAGHIAAKTGLTIVHRGDDGVDSALQRLRKHETDYAYVHDRSKKFKGVVSSESLRAQAGGSGSIDKALLPDIKPVSADTSLSDLMGLVADAPCPLPVVDSNNVFVGTISRAALLRTLDRNE, from the coding sequence ATGACTGATAAACTGGTCGTCAAGAATCTGTATAAAATTTTTGGTCCCCATCCCGATCGCGCACGCGCCATGCTGGAGGATGGCTCTTCGAAAGACGAGATCTATGCCGAGACCGGCGCAACAGTCGCGGTCAACAACGCCAGCTTCTCGGTCCAGAAGGGCGAAGTCTTCGTTATTATGGGCCTGTCCGGGTCCGGCAAGTCCACGATCGTGCGCTTGCTGAATCGGCTCATCGAGCCGACTTCCGGTCAGGTGATGGTCGATGACCGCGATATTGCGGCACTCAGCCAGAAGGAACTGATCGAAATTCGCCGACGCTTGTTCGGCATGGTCTTCCAGTCCTTCGCTTTGATGCCGCATCTGACCGTGGTTGAGAATGCCGAATTCGGCCTCGCCGTCGCCGGGTATGGCACAGCCGACCGTCGGCAGCGGGCGCTCGAAGCGCTGGAAAAGGTCGGCCTTCGCGCCAATGCCGATGCCATGCCATCGGAGCTTTCCGGCGGCATGCAGCAGCGTGTCGGGCTGGCACGGGCGCTGGCCGTAGATCCTGCCATCATGCTGATGGACGAGGCGTTCTCGGCCCTCGACCCGCTGATCCGCACCGAGATGCAGGACGAACTGCTCCGACTGCAGCAGGAAGCTGAGCGCACGGTCATTTTTATTTCCCACGACCTCGATGAAGCCATGCGCATCGGCGATCGCATTGCCATCATGCAGGACGGCATGATCGTGCAGGTGGGGCGACCGGACGAAATTGTACGCAATCCGGCTAACGAGTATGTCCAGTCATTCTTCAAGGGTGTGGACGTCACTCAGGTGTTCACGGCGGGGCACATCGCCGCCAAGACCGGACTGACCATTGTTCATCGCGGAGATGACGGTGTGGACAGCGCTCTCCAGCGCCTTCGCAAACACGAAACCGACTACGCCTATGTTCATGATCGGTCGAAAAAGTTCAAAGGCGTCGTTTCGAGCGAGAGTCTGCGGGCACAGGCGGGCGGCAGCGGTTCGATTGACAAGGCCTTGCTACCGGACATTAAACCCGTCAGCGCCGACACCTCGCTTTCCGACCTGATGGGACTGGTCGCCGACGCTCCCTGCCCCCTGCCGGTCGTCGACAGTAACAACGTCTTCGTCGGCACAATATCCAGGGCTGCCCTTCTGCGCACCCTGGACCGAAACGAGTAG
- a CDS encoding acetyl/propionyl/methylcrotonyl-CoA carboxylase subunit alpha: MVSSLLIANRGEIACRIIRTARSLGIRTVAVFSDADADAPHVHQADQAVWIGPSPARESYLDGNRVIEAARRTGAEAIHPGYGFLSENADFADACAAAGITFVGPPASAMRAMGGKSTAKAIMADAGVPILPGYHGDGQDDALLSAEADRVGYPIMLKASAGGGGKGMRVVRDAEAFPAALGGARREAVAAFGDDRMLIERYLDHPRHVEVQVFADSHGGCIHLFERDCSIQRRHQKVAEEAPAPDLPPAVREAMGAAAVAAAKAIGYVGAGTVEFLYAPDSGEFFFMEMNTRLQVEHPVTEAVTGVDLVAWQLRIAAGEALPCVQDDIRLDGHAVEVRLYAEDPDAGFLPSTGRLTHFSMPEREVGIRVDSGVDAGSVISVHYDPMIAKIIAHGPDRATALRRLGRALEKTEVAGPATNAAFLRRIVTHPAFAAGAIETGFIEKHTADLLPERRLPGLPTLGAAVAGVLADRAAKAARQAGSSADPWSPWGDAGGWRLNGEGEERIAFRSGEVLLAVTLRYLRDGCILLTSDGIEARLAYRVDDDGMLSLGIDGVWRRVRVALDGLAVTVFDSGEIQRLSLVDPIADADRDAVGGKLVAPMPGRVVALHVAVGDSVKKGVALIVIEAMKMEHTILAPADGAVTGLPFGVGDQVEEGAELVGFESGSPEEDASA, encoded by the coding sequence ATGGTATCCAGCCTGTTGATCGCCAATCGCGGAGAGATCGCCTGCCGGATCATCCGGACCGCGCGTTCGCTCGGGATCCGGACAGTGGCGGTCTTTTCCGATGCCGACGCCGATGCGCCACATGTTCACCAGGCCGATCAGGCGGTCTGGATCGGGCCATCGCCGGCGCGGGAAAGTTATCTCGACGGCAACCGCGTCATCGAGGCGGCCCGCCGGACCGGGGCGGAGGCCATCCATCCGGGATACGGTTTCCTGTCCGAGAATGCCGATTTCGCCGATGCCTGCGCGGCTGCCGGCATTACTTTCGTCGGTCCGCCGGCGAGCGCCATGCGGGCGATGGGGGGGAAATCCACCGCCAAGGCGATCATGGCCGATGCCGGCGTGCCCATTCTGCCTGGCTATCATGGCGACGGTCAGGACGATGCCCTGTTGTCGGCAGAGGCCGATCGTGTCGGGTATCCGATCATGCTCAAGGCGTCGGCCGGCGGCGGCGGCAAGGGCATGCGGGTCGTCAGGGATGCCGAGGCGTTCCCGGCGGCGCTCGGCGGGGCGCGGCGGGAAGCCGTGGCGGCTTTCGGCGACGACCGGATGCTGATCGAGCGCTACCTCGACCATCCGCGCCATGTCGAGGTGCAGGTTTTCGCCGACAGTCACGGGGGCTGCATTCACCTGTTCGAGCGCGACTGCTCCATTCAGCGCCGCCACCAGAAAGTGGCCGAGGAAGCGCCGGCGCCCGATTTGCCCCCGGCGGTGCGCGAGGCGATGGGCGCGGCCGCCGTCGCCGCGGCGAAGGCCATCGGCTATGTCGGGGCGGGAACCGTGGAATTTCTCTATGCCCCCGACAGCGGCGAATTCTTCTTCATGGAGATGAACACGCGGTTGCAGGTGGAGCACCCGGTCACCGAAGCCGTAACTGGCGTCGATCTGGTCGCCTGGCAGTTGCGCATCGCGGCGGGTGAAGCGCTGCCCTGTGTTCAGGACGATATCCGCCTCGACGGCCATGCGGTCGAGGTGCGGCTTTACGCCGAGGATCCGGACGCCGGATTCCTGCCGTCGACGGGGCGGCTGACCCATTTTTCCATGCCCGAACGAGAAGTCGGCATCAGGGTCGACAGCGGCGTCGACGCCGGATCGGTGATCTCGGTTCACTACGACCCCATGATTGCGAAAATCATCGCCCATGGGCCCGATCGGGCGACCGCTTTGCGGCGACTGGGCCGGGCGCTGGAGAAGACGGAGGTGGCAGGTCCGGCCACCAATGCGGCCTTTCTCAGGCGAATCGTGACGCATCCGGCATTCGCTGCGGGGGCGATCGAGACCGGCTTTATCGAGAAGCATACAGCGGATCTGCTGCCGGAACGGAGATTGCCGGGCCTGCCGACGCTGGGCGCCGCCGTCGCCGGCGTTCTGGCCGATCGCGCCGCGAAGGCGGCTCGGCAGGCGGGTTCGTCGGCGGATCCATGGTCGCCATGGGGCGATGCCGGCGGATGGCGGCTGAACGGCGAGGGCGAGGAGCGCATCGCATTCCGGTCGGGAGAAGTGCTTCTCGCCGTCACACTGCGGTATCTTCGCGACGGCTGTATTCTCTTGACGTCTGACGGCATCGAGGCCCGACTCGCCTATAGGGTGGACGACGATGGTATGTTGTCACTCGGCATCGACGGCGTCTGGCGACGTGTCAGAGTCGCGCTCGATGGATTGGCGGTGACGGTCTTCGATTCCGGCGAAATCCAGCGGCTTTCGCTGGTCGACCCGATTGCCGACGCCGATCGCGATGCCGTCGGCGGCAAGCTCGTCGCGCCAATGCCGGGTCGCGTGGTCGCGCTTCACGTCGCTGTGGGCGATTCGGTCAAAAAGGGCGTTGCGCTGATCGTGATCGAGGCGATGAAGATGGAGCATACGATACTCGCACCGGCGGATGGCGCCGTGACCGGGCTGCCGTTTGGCGTCGGTGATCAGGTCGAGGAGGGGGCCGAGCTGGTCGGCTTCGAATCGGGCTCGCCCGAGGAGGACGCCTCTGCATGA
- a CDS encoding proline/glycine betaine ABC transporter permease — MFDWEPEFRIPIGDVVSATVDWLRANASGLFDGIASFVGAVVDFVETILTTLPFWLTALIIIGIAWYRVGWRFGLFAVASMVVIVGIDLWPETMETLALILSATAVSLAIGIPVGIAAAKSDRLLAVIRPVLDLMQTLPPFVYLIPAAMLFGLGQVPGAIATIIFSMPPSVRLTNLGIRHVPKEMVEAGQSFGCTPRQLLFHVQIPNAMPSIMAGVNQTIMLALSMVVIASMIGAGGLGTEVLRGIQRLNVGLGFEGGLGVVILAVLLDRVTQTFGTGQRRATLKSRLMSVFTPGTAGRAGGNGRTEA; from the coding sequence GTGTTTGATTGGGAACCTGAATTCCGCATTCCGATCGGCGATGTCGTTTCGGCCACTGTCGACTGGCTGCGCGCTAACGCATCCGGTCTTTTCGACGGCATTGCGTCATTCGTTGGCGCGGTCGTGGATTTCGTGGAAACGATACTGACCACGCTGCCTTTCTGGCTGACGGCACTGATCATCATCGGCATTGCCTGGTACCGCGTCGGCTGGCGGTTCGGCCTGTTCGCCGTGGCCTCCATGGTCGTGATCGTGGGAATCGATCTTTGGCCGGAGACCATGGAAACTTTGGCACTGATCCTGTCGGCGACCGCAGTCAGCCTCGCAATCGGTATTCCCGTGGGCATCGCAGCCGCCAAGTCCGACCGGCTACTTGCAGTGATCCGGCCTGTGCTCGACCTCATGCAAACGCTTCCGCCCTTCGTCTATCTGATCCCGGCCGCGATGCTTTTTGGCCTGGGACAGGTGCCGGGCGCGATCGCGACGATCATTTTCTCAATGCCGCCTTCAGTACGTCTGACGAATCTCGGCATCCGCCACGTGCCGAAGGAAATGGTCGAAGCCGGACAGTCATTCGGGTGCACACCGCGCCAGCTTCTGTTCCATGTGCAGATCCCCAATGCCATGCCCTCCATCATGGCGGGCGTTAACCAGACCATCATGCTGGCGCTGTCGATGGTCGTCATCGCCTCGATGATCGGCGCTGGCGGCCTGGGAACAGAGGTGCTGCGCGGTATTCAGCGGTTGAATGTCGGCCTTGGCTTCGAAGGCGGTCTCGGCGTCGTCATACTTGCGGTCCTGCTGGACCGGGTGACGCAGACCTTCGGCACAGGCCAGCGGCGTGCGACGCTGAAGTCCCGCTTAATGTCGGTTTTCACGCCCGGCACGGCCGGCCGCGCTGGCGGCAATGGCCGGACAGAAGCCTGA